A window of Dickeya zeae NCPPB 2538 contains these coding sequences:
- a CDS encoding cupin domain-containing protein, which yields MAYQLNLNWPEFLEKYWQKQPVVLKNAFPNFVDPITPDELAGLAMEPEVDSRIVSHVNDQWQAWNGPFEQFDHLGETGWSLLAQAVNHWHAPSAELVRPFRVLPDWRLDDLMISFSVPGGGVGPHIDQYDVFIIQGMGRRRWRVGDKLPMRQFCPHPALLHVDPLTPIIEEELEPGDILYIPPGFPHDGFTFETTLNYSVGFRGPNGRDLISSFADYALEHDLGSEHYSDPDLTCREHPGRVEEYELDRLRNMMIEVINQPEAFKQWFGRFASTPRHELDIAPAEPLYEPDEIADALQAGEVLTRLNGLRVLHIGNHFFINSEELDTVAPDAADALCRYTTIGKKELGDALHNPAFVAELTGLINQGYWFFDDDIADDD from the coding sequence ATGGCTTATCAGCTTAACCTTAACTGGCCCGAATTTTTAGAAAAATACTGGCAGAAACAACCTGTTGTGTTAAAAAATGCCTTCCCGAATTTTGTTGACCCGATTACGCCGGATGAGCTGGCGGGTCTGGCGATGGAGCCGGAAGTCGATAGCCGCATCGTCAGCCATGTGAATGACCAATGGCAGGCATGGAACGGCCCGTTTGAGCAGTTTGATCACTTAGGGGAAACCGGCTGGTCATTGTTGGCGCAGGCGGTTAACCACTGGCATGCACCGTCTGCCGAGCTGGTGCGCCCGTTTCGTGTCCTGCCGGACTGGCGTTTAGACGATTTGATGATCTCCTTTTCTGTACCGGGTGGCGGCGTTGGCCCGCATATTGACCAGTACGATGTGTTTATTATTCAGGGGATGGGCCGCCGCCGCTGGCGGGTCGGTGATAAATTGCCGATGCGCCAGTTCTGCCCGCATCCTGCACTGCTGCACGTTGATCCGCTCACGCCAATTATTGAAGAAGAGCTTGAACCGGGCGACATCTTATATATTCCGCCGGGTTTCCCGCACGATGGCTTCACCTTCGAAACCACACTCAACTACTCGGTTGGTTTCCGTGGGCCGAATGGTAGAGATTTGATCAGCAGCTTTGCAGACTATGCGCTGGAACACGACCTCGGCAGCGAGCACTACAGCGACCCAGACTTAACCTGCCGGGAACACCCAGGCCGGGTGGAAGAGTATGAACTTGATCGCCTGCGTAACATGATGATTGAGGTGATCAATCAGCCGGAAGCGTTTAAACAGTGGTTTGGTCGCTTTGCGAGCACACCACGCCACGAGTTGGATATCGCACCAGCGGAACCACTCTACGAACCGGATGAGATTGCCGATGCCCTGCAGGCCGGTGAAGTACTGACCCGCTTAAACGGACTACGGGTACTGCATATTGGGAACCATTTTTTCATTAATAGTGAAGAACTGGATACCGTCGCCCCGGATGCAGCCGATGCCTTGTGCCGTTACACCACTATCGGTAAAAAAGAACTGGGTGACGCGCTGCACAACCCGGCTTTCGTGGCGGAATTAACCGGACTGATCAATCAGGGTTACTGGTTCTTCGACGACGACATCGCAGACGACGACTAA
- a CDS encoding WbuC family cupin fold metalloprotein, with amino-acid sequence MKQITFSDLQEQSEQAENSPRLRAHRNLHPELSDPVQRLAIAMEPGTYVRPHRHPHTFELLTSLIGRFLVLNFDDEGNVTHRVVLGEDCKVLEMDAGTWHAVLSMDKGGVIFEVKHGGYQPVAEQDMAPWAPAENEPGTAELMKWYALAQVGDGGFTL; translated from the coding sequence ATGAAACAAATTACGTTCAGTGATCTACAAGAACAAAGCGAACAGGCTGAAAATTCCCCTCGCTTACGTGCTCATCGTAATCTCCACCCTGAATTGAGCGATCCTGTTCAGCGCCTGGCTATCGCTATGGAACCGGGTACCTATGTTCGCCCTCACCGCCACCCGCACACGTTTGAGCTGCTGACATCCCTCATCGGACGCTTTTTGGTATTGAATTTTGATGACGAAGGCAACGTGACCCACCGCGTTGTGTTAGGTGAAGACTGCAAGGTGCTGGAAATGGATGCGGGGACCTGGCATGCAGTGTTGTCGATGGATAAAGGAGGCGTTATTTTTGAGGTAAAACACGGGGGTTACCAGCCAGTAGCTGAGCAAGATATGGCCCCATGGGCCCCCGCCGAAAACGAGCCGGGAACGGCTGAGTTGATGAAATGGTATGCACTGGCGCAAGTGGGTGATGGTGGTTTTACCCTGTAA
- a CDS encoding YjfB family protein, protein MDVSQIASLSTGLNNMQLSSEIGTAVLKKSLDNQKDTVTSLVQSIPQLPANPAIGRNINTTA, encoded by the coding sequence ATGGATGTATCACAAATTGCATCGCTTTCCACTGGTCTGAATAACATGCAGCTTAGCAGCGAGATCGGTACTGCTGTTCTTAAAAAATCTCTGGATAATCAGAAAGACACCGTGACCAGCCTCGTCCAGTCCATCCCTCAATTACCTGCCAATCCGGCGATCGGACGCAACATCAACACCACCGCGTAA